AACATTAGGACAACCTAGCTACATAATATTACagggatgttactgtgtgagaacTAGTAACTGCAATGCTGAGAGGGCTGCTGGTCTGCGCAGGGATGCTGATGGTGGTGTGCCTGGTGCTGTGCAACGTGTCTGTGATCCGCGCGCTGTGCCGCATGGGCCTGCGGGGGCGGCACGGCGGCGGCGAGGTGCTGGGGCGGCGCATCAGCCGCTCGTCCAGCCGCTCCGGCGGCTCGCGCACCGCcgtcgccgcccccgccgcccccgccgccgccggcaGCCTCTGCTACAACTCGTCCACGCGCGAGGAGCTGACCTTCGCGCGCCTCATGGGCCTCATCTGCGTCGTCTTCGTGGTGTGCTGGCTGCCGCAGATGGTAGGCCCCGCTTCCCGCGTGCAGCTCACAGCTGCTGTTGCCCACCGACCAGACGGCGGTAGACTAATAACcagggaccggaaacattcgcgggttcaatcacctccaggatgaactccatagttctacgaacactcggtcaaatgccacccactcattggctgctgtcttgtgagacgttccaacgtagcagccggtgattcgataaagctttggttgggtgtttctcattggcccagagtcatccaggtgagcggtgagccaatagcagagacagcactggggtataactatttgtattttagcctatcgcgaaatgaattagcgaatttttccggtctacaCGTAATAAAACAGCTCTTTTCTAagctttatttaataaaatatgttcgtTTGTTAAAAATGTGACcatcgtaatttaaaaaaaaaaaaagcatttaatggaagcagctaaacaaataataatttcaaaaagtgTGTGCGTGGAGGAGTCCACGTGTGACAgacgtgaaacttcttgcttgttAGGTGCAGATAGAGATAACTTATTTACTGTTTCAGTCACACTTTTCAccaaaaaatgaatgatacttatagagttaattgcacaaatcaataactcttttacacgcgaataaataaattgtagatactttatataaaataaatattgtagcgtcaatcgttagctgagtagacaaacacaagcagcgttacgagaattccgtagcatcactgctgcgtcatttctacctctcccctaccTTCTTCCCTCTACCGGtcccccccaccacgtacctgactgttcccctcatgcgatcggaattttcgtaacgctcgaatattgtagccccctcagcaaagaagtttcacttcgagactttttaagataataatgGTTGATGGCACTAggtatcttgctaacattttggacgttatttcacccgtccgtccgtAATGATTAACGGGCGTATGGAAAATTCCGGGCCGTCTGATTGGCTGCAGATCACGTGTTACGGATCACTGTGAGCCCAGCTTGTTTCTTAATCTGATTCTGCCCGCTAACAAACCCGATCTCTGTGGTTTAGGTAGGAGCTCTGTAAGTatgtgtgaaaatttttaacatttatagtGTCCATTAATATGCTCATAAACTTTCAAGTTGACGATGGGTTTGATGTCTAGGGACTGTGAAATGAACCACTGGATGGAAATTTTCCGAAGTAGTCTTTCTTCGGCGTCTGCCTGAAAACACGAGGTCATGACTCTATTTATCACTGTGTTATCGTCTCATCCACTACGAAGTTATCAGGTTCAGGCACCTACGGCACAAATATTGCAAATAGGTGAAGGAATCGCCCATTGCCTTTGGTGCCTTCCCAGCATTTCCTGAATTAATTTGGAGAAACTACAGAAAAAGGAAACCATGAAGGTTTGACTAGGAGTCTAACCCAGGTCCTCCCAAACTCCTTTCACTGCAGCGCCACCCCGCTAGGCAGCGGAGAAACAAGAAAGACGCCGAACTGACGGAGGAATTCTGGAACACGACAGTGTACTTAAATGCATTGATTGTggaattataatgttttaaatgaaatattgtatttccAAGCGGGCCATTGCTTGCGTGGGGGTGGCCTGCTGTGACAgattgaagtcactttttaacttCGCCGTCGTGATATTGTCAAGCTCTAAACATTGCGAAAATGGTGTTGGATAGCGTCTGATGGTGGTTAGTAtatatgaattagaatctcagtGGTTAAACAGagtccacaatgcaaacactatatGGCCGgacgtctaaccaacatggcgcaacaATAAGCTGACTTCGCCCGGTTAGCACGCAGTCGTGCAGACATTACCGCTCCGTGTTCGCTCTGACGCACGATCCTCCAGCAGATGAGCAGTCTGCTTGCACGTCCACGCACGGGCCGGACCCACGAAGGTCGCGGATGTAGCGCCTCGAACACGCCAGAGCAGGGCTGCGGCGCCAACAATGTCGTCACGTCGGGCTGGTTCGAGCCGGCGCCGCCGCGCGCGCTGCAGGCGGCGGCAGCGCCCGGTTCACACGACCGCGCGAGAGTCCAGGTTCCGTACACGTGAACACACGTCGCATGGCCAGAAACatattttaatgcagctatacccTGGGATTatagaaatgaataaaaaaaataattaaaatgcaaattttttttttttgtcttatggCTCAGTCTCACGCACCatgttctttttgacgtgacaacgtctaataaagcgattaacgctggctgcacgcacgaaaaattgtcccactacggtaattatttgtcatgagttattattttatcaactaaatcacacaccatattatagttatgagcccacgagccaCGAGCGTGTCAATATtttgagtccaacagagaatatgctagttaaaagaaattcaaacaaatatcgtgcgtggaatattattaatttataacatctgaaaaaaattgatttcaatATGGCATCGTGGCTGTGCGGTAGCATCGCTGACTAATCCCGgcggctgaattttttttttttgtacttgtaaaaataaatacggcgcgcacgacacttcaaaagtaacaaatatatttgaattaatgaatacaaataaaagtaaatttattaattaaattgtagatttcatttcactccttctttgtatcgatacaaaataatgataattcaataaaaatgattcaattttattcataaaagtatgcagaggtagattttatcatacaaaagatagaaaaattttaaaaaaatgtcttcctcaaagaatataatatttttaatgcctaaatgttttggttgcaaaaatctattacggctcagtctcaggccgaatatgtttcattttcttctggatcaatcatttcataagtgttttgttatgacgttgtcacgttaaactatcgttcgtaaaccgactttacagacaaccaatttgtttatataaataaatattattaatatttactacCACTTCTATTATGCACTTATATTCGCTCATTGTTAATTCAGTAAAGACTGCAGCAACGCGTTTACAGAAGTTCCAAAGTCCTGCCGGGcaagaacattatttatttataatatttattccaCCGTCTATTTacgaaaacaaaattataaaaaatagaaTTGAAAAATAGTGATGTATAAACGCAAGGATATTAATTATTCAACTCACGCGTTCCTTAGTTGGATGGAAgaggaaaatacattttttgattCAATTCTGCTTTTAACACATTATTCACATGACCACTAAAACACATATTTCTTCCCTTTCGATAAACTATTCTCAGTAttgataatatatttaatcaataatTACAGTTTCAAACGTAATTATAGAAAGAATTTGTCAGCGACTCCGTGTTCCGGAGATCGGTCCTGCAAGTGGTTCGTGAAAGAAACACTACGCAGCACCACCAGTTCGATTTGCAGACCCGTGCACGGTGTTTGGCAGCCCGTGAAGTATTAGGGAATTATAAGATTAGAAGAGGTTAATGATTTACATAGACCTCCTCTCAAGTTATAATAGCCTGTTACTATTATATGATCCGGCTCGCTCAGAAAGCGTTAAAACGGACGGAGTGAGTGCGTTCCGTTAATTGTCAATGGCACAATTAAATTCCAAATACTACATTGGCTTTCATACGAAACGTTGGTTACGTTCTGGACAGTAAAGCCTGAGAATATCGGAAGCTGATTGATGTTTCATCAGTCTAATATTGTAGTTTGAGACGTGATATTAGGAGATCATAAGTAGCCGAGAGGTAGTGTTGTGATTACACCTCTTCTCTGATCTTATCAGCCTGGTATTTTATCAGTCTTCCCGACTTGGCAGTGTCGTTAAATTGGTCCTTATTGCTACTGTTTTTATATCAGGAGATTATAAGATTCTGAGAGgtggctttttttttaacagtttaaatatGCTTGCATTTTATCATTTATACTGATAGTAAAACTGTTCAGAGAAATAAGTATgttcattacataaaaaaaaatatggatgtattaatttaaagtttaataaaattgtgtctttttttaattaaaatatatatatatatttatttattttttttttttagtgctatTTCTAGAATTTTAGCACGATTCCTCCTTTGCATTTGGTGTTCTGTCTGAGTAATCCATCATCGCTTTAGTGCTGTCATTCCTTTGATGTGAGTGGGAGAATGTACCACGGGAGGAAAGAATGATCTGCCCAGAGCTATTAAAAATGTCCTGTTGTTCTTTGGTTTGGCCCACCCAGTTAGGTCTTGTTCTTTTCTTATTccagaaattccaaatatatttACGAAAATAGGAACGTTAAAATTGACAAGCATTGTAAATCTTTCTAAACACAGAAAATGGACTCCTGGTGAGAAACTCTGATGTAAAACTTCCAACAAAAGATTTAAGTTATGAATTAAAGCTTGTATTTTTACAAATACCAGATAATATTtcacttatacaataaaatattgacTAACCGAGCTTGTGCTAACCAAGTTTCTGTATTATCCGAGCCAACCTGAAGCGCTATTGCAACCAAAGATTGTTGAAATATCTGCTTGAGGACCTTGAAAGTGTTCTACTCGTTAACGAAAGCCTAAAGAAAATTAACCTCATAGATGACATTTACTCGTTGGGTGAATCATGGAGAGACATGAAAGAATATACAGTGAAGAAGAGCTGGGAAAACATCACCCTAAAAAAACATAGGCTACATCTGGGCTGAATGAAAACCAAGACTTTCTAATTTCAACTGTGTTGTCGATTTTGCTTATCCGATGTTCATATTATCTCAGTTGATTGACTCTCTACTGTATTTGATGAAAGCATAGTTTTTAACTGCCTTAAAACCACAGCGAGGACATGAAAGTGCAGTAATTCAAAATAGAATTGTGAGCAGGGACGACTCCAGGGGGAAGACGGCGCTTTACATTTTTATGTACTTTTGTTTGTCTAGTGCTCTGTTAAAAAATAatggacattaatgggaaaaggaaaataaaaattgtattatctTGTAATTGAATGTGCTGGTGAAAACCTATTTTAATTCATGAttttgtattagaaaaaaatttcaaaacttttattGGCACACATGATGATGTGCTTATACCGTAGGTATATTTCGTACTGTAAAAGTAATACGGCCACATGTCAAAAGTAGAAACTTTTAACACAATTAAACAAGAGgctatattattgtaataatatggttaaatttcagacttgcgcccatcgcaacatcgtgtttgatcattatttttcaaaattcaggtaTGGCCTTATTACACTGGTAAGATTGGCAGATGTTGTTTCCATTGGCGATCTTAactcaatttcacattttttgagatatggctctattactttgacagtgcgaTTTGATGTGAAGCACTTATGAAACTGACCCGAGGAAAGAGTACGGGACGGGACGGTACGGGCCGTGTGTCGGCAGGTGAGCATCCTGCTGGCGCAGTTCCTGCGCGGCACGGCCTTCACGCGCAGCTTCGGGCGGCTGGCGGACATCCTGCTGTCGCTGCACTACACGCTCAACCCCTTCATCTACGTGCTGCTGAGCTGCCGCGGCCAGCCCTGCCTGCCTGGTCTGCTGAAGCTGCTGTGTCGCAGCTGCCGGCGGCGCAGCGGGGCCTCGCCCTCCGCGCCCGGGTCGCTGGCCATGACGGAGCACGAGCAGCTCGAGTCCACCGAGGCCACTTCGGGCCCGGGGGTCACCTCGTCGCTCATCTGAGCCGCGCCTGTGGCTCCGCGAATCTCAGTCTCTTGTACCTTTTCAGTTTCATATTTACAACTAGTGACTGTTCTGTACCACTCACGTCATCATTAACAATCCCGAGTAGAATCACTTAGACCCCAATACGCATGCCGTTTTATATTCTATATATTTATACCTCTCTCAATAGCAATTTTGAAGGTTTGAGCAGTTTCAGAAATAAACGTCTAGAAAATCACATTGAATAGGTAACTCAAGGGCTACACATGCATGTGTTGGAAATTTTCTACACTGAAATAGTTTTTCAGAGAAAATAGGCCCCAAATTGGGGTTTCTCCTAGGACAATATAGTCATTCTCAAAACATTTCAGTAATAGACTGAATCTTATTGCCATTGGTTAGATTTGGGCTGCCATAATGAAACGTCCTTCCTTTTTCCATCTGCATACTACAATACTAAAACAcctattatatacatatatgttacCAAGGCAGCTAAAGCTTTCGGTTAGTATCCTATCAATTGACCTACACGCATTTactaggaagaaaaaaaattattttgtttgtcacGTGAACTGCTTAATGAGCTATTCAAAGTATAAAAacctaaatatgtttttatatgttgtttattgGAACAAATGTAGTTACTAATTAAATTCTTACTGATACATCTCTATGGACACTTCAGTTAAGTGAATTTACTTACGTTAGAAATACAAAAGTGATTTTGAAAACATCTTGAATCGAAAAATTGCACTTATACCATGTTACAGAATTCAATCATTAAAAATTCATCACTGTCTACAAGTTAGAAAACTCACTGCATTCCTCTTAAAAGCAAGTATAACCAGAAACATTTTTGCTAATTGATCCTTACTACTTCGTAGAAGCCAAAAAACAGCTTCCAGCATTTGGGCATTTCTATAGAATTGCAATCTCACACATTTCCCGTAGCTAAAACAAACAATTTCTTATCATAGGTACTCTTagctcataatttattttttcacttttatatgGTGTTTTGGGGAAAATATATCATGTGACTGAACAATGTTAAGTCAAGAGTATAGTAAAACAGTCAAATTAAGTGAATTATGATTTATTCGTAAATCACAACAATAAATCTACCTCATCTTTATAATGATTTAGCTTAGTCTCGCTTAGtttagaaattaatatttttagcatTTATTGAATATGTCTTCAAAAAATATACAGCAGTTTGCACAGCTAGTCATATATTAACTTGATTACGTAAGTGCAAAGGCTACATGAAGTTACTGGTACTTTGTCACAATGGTCGTAATCATGCATTTCTTGTTATGTCTtccacatttttttattcaaagcatTATAATAATATTCTATTTTGCAGGGTTTTTTCAGGCTGATACTGGTTATTGATAAAtactaattaatttcattttacagGTATCATTAAGTTAAGTAGCTTAATCAAGTAAACATTGATTTGccataaaaacaataattgtgATATTTCGCACACATTCTTTGTGACAAACGTTGGaaattttgtacaaaattataCTTTCGTCAATGTTATCTTTTACACTGCTGGcttaaaacttataaatatatgTTATAAAGCTGTTGCATGCATTACAAAACAATACTTACAAATGTAGAAAATGTCGCTAGATTTTTGATTATCACtttgttcaaaattaaatttacatcTTTTGAAGAAtctggtttttttaatttttattcagcaTTAGTTGTactacttatattaatttttttttttttaattttaacatgaaaaataaaataatatgaagcATAGTGAAGGGGGTGTGTGTGAGAAGCTACATTCACATGATTCAAGCATGATTTGTAAATGTTGTACATAgaacaacaaattatttttaccagAAACAGGAAAGAATCggtataaaacattaattattgtgGTTAAAAGCACACTAATAACGTTATATAACATTTTCTcacaatttacaacaaaaaaaaaatttgtatgtgaATGCTGCAAATGACTCAAGCAATTGTTTTACTGTTATCAAACCCATatattttcatgtatttattaacaacatgtaaaataattatttgtgagcAAATGTTTTTAGTTAAAACATATGTACGAGTTTAATTAATACTGACAATGATTTTTTGAAgattgtaatttgtatttttctATGTATTAACCATAATTTTACAGTAggtatgtttataataatatgTGCAGTGACTTGTTTTTCAGTTAAAATGTTTTAGTGTAACAGATTCCATTACATCAGTTCAGCAGGATACTAAAATAAAACTTCTGATTAATTTGTTGGTTCCATTCCAGGTGAAACTGTGTTCAACTCTACATTCATAAAGATATAGGTATTACGTGTCGATTATAAAACCAGTATatattcaattataattttaaaaaatatatatataaaataaccaCATAAAACAgacatttaaaaaagttttattcacAGTGTTGTGTAATGACCTGATACCaggtacttgtttttttttttaaattacaattgaaaaaaaaatacataattttaaaataatatgaataaatTGTGATACAACTACGTATGTGGTTATTAAGTTGGGCCTGATGTcactacaatttatttttcattttcttgttagTTAaaagctatttctgtaaattaacaTTATGCCCCTTACATTTgtccagggaccggaaagttacttttaaaaagtaactcagttacagttacaaatactccattggaaatgtaaccctgttacaactacaagttacactactgaaaataaaccagttacagttacagttctgagaaaagtaactgtaagttactttaacagttactttgtgaaaaactaaaaatgtgatacgttaaaattgttataattaaaagctaataaaacatattgtgtttagtaaagatatatgtttctttcaactgaaaaaatttaaataggtcttaaattacattgagtaattagttcacactacaaaattgttcgcagcaccacacaataagcacttcacaataaggttatttttattactCGACCAAACTTTGAAAAacttagaatatgaaggccacggcaacgaaaattctggactgctttctgggcttctcgcttcattagattatgtcattgctttcgcgcatgtgcacaggtaggttaattaattaaacagcacagcagtaaacccgcatgtcgcaaatattaaataaatgacaataaaaatacgagcgcaggctagccaacagcagttttacaagtacaagcaataacattgcaaataatatgcttgtcgggattttcgctctgggattgaaaaaatcaacaaatcgttgtttgttcaataagaaatacatttaaaaaatgtaacgcaagaagtaacgacaattatcgttactttaaggcagaaaaatgtaattcagttacagttacagttactgaaaacttaatatattgcgttaccacgatcgttaccataaaaagtaactgttacaaataacgtcgttactagtagcgcgttacttccagtccctgcatTTGTTGTTATGTCACAAATATTGTCAAGAGATGTTAACTAAGTATGATATAATTGCTGTAAACAGTCGCgtaagtaataaataataaaatttgcatggctttttacacccattatacaTATAACATACAGGAATTATCTGCtgacacaatgaaaaaaaaatttaagagagtcatagtgttaaatttacataaatagcccttaactaaaattaaaatgaaaatataaataatattaaattttaaatatctacATGGTATAAGATATCTCACCTTAATGCATGTTTGTAAAGGTTTTtgtacaaattaataataatttataaccttGAACATTTTATGTAGGTAGGCTATGtcaatttttgtaacaattgtgtacaaCAACATTAATGCTTTGAATATTCTGTACctgcaaataaaaatgtattgttttaatctcatttttatttaatattttatattttgagttCATAAAATCTTACAAAAGTAATCTCAGGTGAGTATGCATGATTACCATATAGTGTGTTATTTAACGTGTCATATGATTTATTCccatataataaataaaagcttgtaaagCTACATACATTTTGTCATGACAGCATTacacatataattaattaaacaaacaGAAATGTAGACAGAACTTAACAGACATCACACAAAAATTTGTAACAAGTTCGCTTGGTGAAGCCGGCGCCTGATCCAGGGCTACAAGTACGCGTTGAGGTCGATGATATTCTGGTACTTGGTGTCGACCTCGCAAGACAAACGCACGATCTCCTCCTCCAGTTCCTTCTTGTGCGCCTCCTTCATGCTCATGCTCTCCCGGAAGGTGTGGTCCATCTGCTCCAGCCTCCTCTTCTCCGCCTCGATCATGTCGCACAGGTTGCGAGAGCGCTGCGTCTCAAACTGCACACACCACACCGAGTCCGCTGCATCCGCCGGAGCCTCAGTGTCTCCTCCCCtccttctgagcccgatgtgccaccacctcccccctccccctccttgcACCTCCACCCTCTACGACCGCCCGTGCTTGCGTGTGTGTGTCGGCCCGCGCCCACCGGTGTGACTCAGTGCTCCGCTCCCAGTTGCCGAGCGAGGATGTAGGGGcagtgagtcgcgagcgctgcgagaggaaggagcttcacTCACCTGTCAGTGAtacagggggaaacgggcctcgccacacacgggctacgtcacggccctgggaacagagcagccgggtccacatgcccgttATACATGTGGCGGCGCCCTAGGATTCGACGGACACGTCGACCCCCAGTGCGATAGCAAGTTAAACTGAGGAACCAAACTTTATCAGTAATACAAACATGCTCATCACGGACTCTGTAACTTTGTTATGAATCCTGTTTTCATGCGCTTTGCTCTTTGCTGCGCTCCGGTGAGCTGTGGCGCTCCACTCTCGCCTGATGGGTCGTAGCTTGTGGGCGCTGCGGATAaccacatttttattttgttcagtGGAACACGTCCACGGGGAAGGGAGAAACAGCGGCATGTTGTGCCCAGTGCATTTTCAGTGAGTGGTAGATCGTGTATCACATCATTTGCACcaacttaaaatttaattgttatacTCCAGTGGGCCTGTTGGTCTCCTGAAAGCCGGTGTAATAGTGTATTAGTATGTGATGTCTACCATAGGCATTTTAGCTGTTGGCAGGCATGAaacaaatttgaataaaataaataaaaaatagcctAATATTGCTGATGGAAAAGCCTGATTTGTTAACTGGCTATTAAACCGATGCTGAAGGatagataaaaaataatagataCTTATACAGGGCTTCTTTACCGTTTGTTCTGAACAACTAAACCTTACAACACCTCCAGATATTGCACATAAAATATTACAGCTTTTACGCATACACAaacaaatgtatgtatgtatgtatgtttatatatgtgttttacATATATGCATATTCCCTGATTGGTGAGAAGTATTGCAGTCAATAAGACATTAAGCTCAATaatatacaataatttaatttaatgtacagTTAGTCATGCTTATTGCAACACTTTTAAAATCAACCTTCAAAAAGAATCACTGGCTCTTAAAATGGTATTGTCTGATCAGCAGTTCCTTCAAGCACAGGTGCATGAAGGGCATGCATGGAAATGAAACACGTGCCTGTGCTGTCCTGCGAGCTCACCTTCAGGGTGGAACAGGCCTTGCCGACCTGGTCCTTCAGTTCATGGGCCATCGCCGCGTACTTGGCCTCCAGCCTCCGCAGCCGCTGCTTCTCCTTCTGCGTCTCGGGACACTTCCTGCAGCCGTCCACGGCATCGCTGATCTCTCCGAGCACGTGGTCCACTTCCCGGCACGCCGCCAGCACGGCCTGCAACGCACGCTGGCGTGTCACACTTCCGCCCGCGTTCCACTTCACTCGCGGCAGCGTAGCCCGACACAGAGCTCACTGAACCTCTTCCCTCCAGTTAGTCGGGGGCTCCTccggttaaaaaatatatacttttaaaattctataaaatgtGTGCACATTTGCAACTTACAAACGTCTTTGTGCTATCTGTATGATTCCCACAAGAGGGCCTACAGAATCTGTGGCCCAAGAGTTTTGCAAGTGCGGTTAACGTCATCACTGTATAAGGTGCTTGCAAGCTGTATactgaagttatttttaaatgcatATACAGCCACACGCATGCACATCTGTGTATTTACAAATGTGGCTTGCACCTCACAGGCTGCATGAGGTGGCCCGAACCTCTCGCTGCCCTGGGACTGGGAAAACTCTCGGCGGGCCGTGAAAACCTGCATGTTTGTCGTACATTATAGAATGCCGTTTAAACTTTCAAGAATTAATGTACAATACTTAATATTCATTCAACATCACTgcacatgaaatttaaaaaaaaaattaaacttttttacgTGCTGCAAATAAGAATGGTTTCGTGTAAACATGACTTTTCTATTGGCTCAGAAAACTCATTGTCTcttgtataaaatttataaataaactgaCTTTAGTCAAAGTGTATTTGTAGACATCCTGTAGGCAAGAGTATAATTGCTATGTGCATGATACATGATTAATGAGTTAATGTCAAAATGAGAGCTACCTTTGTAATGTGTTGCTTGCAAACAATTCCAGCATCAAAACATTACTTCATGCCCAACAACACACAAGCTCCTGACACAAATTCGTAGTTACCATAATTACCCGCAGAAAGTTCGCCCCAGTGTACGGGTCGCACCCTTAATTTTGAGCAGTAATTCTAACATTTTCAGCGTAAGGGTTGCCCTAGAATATGGGTCACACCATTTAAgtgtctccagtagaatacaagtgaagtctttatgaTCCGGGTCTCAGATTATTGCCGCGTGAGAAGTACGGCACTCATGTCCTTCATCCTttatggcccccccccccccccccctcctgccacAAGGCCTTAATACTATCTAACAAAGAAtaccaacaaaaaataatactagTTTCTATACCAATGTTTCCCTTCCCTTCTATTGTTT
This genomic window from Bacillus rossius redtenbacheri isolate Brsri chromosome 6, Brsri_v3, whole genome shotgun sequence contains:
- the LOC134532461 gene encoding prostaglandin E2 receptor EP4 subtype, with the translated sequence MSGNWTTPPHLAPASQALISVLYAVGILANTAALAILCSGRKYRNHKHTLMLRFLTGNDLVALAGMLVQMYLQLHGVAGGRPLCIFRVVWRFFGFSSGCVAIVMAVERWLALTHPFVYQKHVTPAVIKRGIFGLWLLALLLVCLPFAGFGLYYRPAPADRCERYKDATSPVDRAYAFLFCAVGMLMVVCLVLCNVSVIRALCRMGLRGRHGGGEVLGRRISRSSSRSGGSRTAVAAPAAPAAAGSLCYNSSTREELTFARLMGLICVVFVVCWLPQMVSILLAQFLRGTAFTRSFGRLADILLSLHYTLNPFIYVLLSCRGQPCLPGLLKLLCRSCRRRSGASPSAPGSLAMTEHEQLESTEATSGPGVTSSLI